One genomic window of Quercus robur chromosome 6, dhQueRobu3.1, whole genome shotgun sequence includes the following:
- the LOC126733372 gene encoding 15-cis-phytoene desaturase, chloroplastic/chromoplastic: MTIGGFVSAANLSCQSTLTGNQTLRCGFLNNSVKTNALAFGGCESMGHSLRIPLTKAIRLRPRKGVSPLQVVCMDFPRPELENTVNFLEAAYLSSSFRASARPSKPLTVVIAGAGLAGLSTAKYLADAGHKPILLESRDVLGGKVAAWKDDDGDWYETGLHIFFGAYPNVQNLFGELGIDDRLQWKEHSMIFAMPNKPGEFSRFDFPEVLPAPLNGIWAILKNNEMLTWPDKVKFAIGLLPAMLGGQAYVEAQDGLTVKEWMRKQGVPDRVTDEVFVAMSKALNFINPDELSMQCILIALNRFLQEKNGSKMAFLDGNPPERLCMPIVDHIQSLGGEVRLNSRIQKIELNNDGTVKSFLLNNGNMIEGDAYVFATPVDILKLLLPENWKEIPYFQRLKKLVGVPVINVHIWFDRKLKNTYDHLLFSRSPLLSVYADMSVTCKEYYNPNQSMLELVFAPAEEWISRSDSDIIDATMNELARLFPDEISTDQSKAKIVKYHVVKTPRSVYKTVPDCEPCRPLQRSPIEGFYLAGDYTKQKYLASMEGAVLSGKLCAQAIVQDHELLIARGQTRLAQASVY; this comes from the exons ATGACCATTGGTGGGTTTGTTTCGGCTGCAAACTTGAGCTGCCAAAGTACTTTGACAGGAAATCAAACTCTAAGATGTGGGTTTCTTAATAATTCAGTGAAAACCAATGCATTAGCATTTGGAGGTTGTGAATCCATGGGTCATAGTTTGAGAATTCCACTTACAAAGGCTATTAGATTGAGGCCGAGGAAGGGTGTCTCTCCTTTGCAG GTAGTATGTATGGACTTTCCAAGACCAGAGCTTGAGAATACTGTTAATTTCTTAGAGGCTGCTTATTTGTCTTCTTCCTTTCGTGCATCTGCTCGTCCATCTAAACCCCTAACAGTTGTAATTGCTGGTGCAG GTTTGGCTGGTTTGTCTACTGCAAAGTATTTGGCAGATGCTGGTCACAAACCTATACTATTGGAGTCAAGAGATGTACTAGGAGGAAAG GTGGCTGCATGGAAAGATGACGATGGAGACTGGTATGAGACTGGATTACATATATTCT TTGGGGCTTACCCAAATGTGCAGAATCTGTTCGGAGAACTTGGTATTGATGATCGGTTGCAATGGAAGGAACATTCTATGATTTTTGCAATGCCAAATAAGCCGGGAGAGTTCAGCCGATTTGATTTTCCTGAAGTTCTTCCTGCACCATTAAATG GAATATGGGCTATCTTGAAGAACAATGAGATGCTGACTTGGCCAGATAAAGTCAAGTTTGCGATTGGACTCTTGCCGGCAATGCTTGGTGGACAGGCTTATGTTGAAGCTCAAGATGGTTTAACTGTTAAAGAGTGGATGAGAAAGCAG GGAGTACCTGATCGTGTAACTGATGAGGTTTTTGTAGCCATGTCAAAGGCGCTAAACTTCATTAACCCCGATGAACTTTCAATGCAATGCATATTGATTGCTTTGAATAGGTTTCTTCAG GAGAAGAATGGTTCCAAGATGGCTTTCTTGGATGGTAATCCCCCAGAGAGACTCTGTATGCCAATTGTTGATCATATTCAATCACTAGGTGGTGAAGTAAGACTAAATTCGAGAATACAAAAAATCGAGCTAAATAATGATGGAACAGTGAAAAGCTTTTTACTGAATAATGGGAACATGATTGAAGGAGATGCTTATGTATTTGCTACTCCAG TTGATATCCTGAAGCTTCTTTTGCCGGAAAACTGGAAAGAGATTCCATATTTCCAGAGATTAAAGAAATTAGTTGGAGTTCCAGTTATTAATGTCCACATATG GTTTGACAGAAAACTGAAGAACACCTATGATCACCTACTGTTTAGCAG AAGTCCACTTCTCAGTGTGTATGCTGACATGTCAGTAACATGTAAG GAATATTACAACCCTAATCAATCTATGCTGGAGTTGGTTTTTGCGCCTGCAGAAGAATGGATTTCACGCAGTGACTCAGACATTATTGACGCTACAATGAATGAACTTGCAAGACTCTTTCCCGATGAAATTTCCACGGATCAAAGCAAAGCAAAGATTGTGAAGTACCATGTTGTTAAAACACCAAG GTCTGTTTACAAAACTGTCCCAGACTGTGAACCTTGCCGTCCCTTACAAAGATCTCCTATTGAGGGGTTTTACTTAGCTGGTGactacacaaaacaaaaatatttggcTTCAATGGAAGGTGCTGTTCTGTCAGGAAAGCTTTGTGCTCAAGCTATTGTACAG GATCATGAGTTGCTTATAGCTCGGGGGCAAACAAGGTTGGCTCAAGCAAGTGTTTATTGA